In one Nicotiana tomentosiformis chromosome 6, ASM39032v3, whole genome shotgun sequence genomic region, the following are encoded:
- the LOC104092887 gene encoding cell division cycle protein 48 homolog codes for MSHQAESSDSKGAKKDFSTAILERKKSPNRLVVDEAVNDDNSVVALNPATMEKLQLFRGDTILIKGKKRKDTVVIALADETCDEPKIRMNKVVRSNLRVRLGDVVSVHQCPDVKYGKRVHILPIDDTIEGLTGDLFDAFLKPYFLEAYRPLRKGDNFLVRGGMRSVEFKVIETDPGEYCVVAPDTEIFCEGEPVKREDEERLDEVGYDDVGGVRKQMAQIRELVELPLRHPQLFKSIGVKPPKGILLYGPPGSGKTLIARAVANETGAFFFCINGPEIMSKLAGESESNLRKAFEEAEKNAPSIIFIDEIDSIAPKREKTHGEVERRIVSQLLTLMDGLKSRAHVIVMGATNRPNSIDPALRRFGRFDREIDIGVPDEIGRLEVLRIHTKNMKLAEEVDLERISKDTHGYVGADLAALCTEAALQCIREKMDVIDLEDDSIDAEILNSMAVTNEHFQTALGTSNPSALRETVVEVPNVSWEDIGGLENVKRELQETVQYPVEHPEKFEKFGMSPSKGVLFYGPPGCGKTLLAKAIANECQANFISVKGPELLTMWFGESEANVREIFDKARQSAPCVLFFDELDSIATQRGSSVGDAGGAADRVLNQLLTEMDGMNAKKTVFIIGATNRPDIIDPALLRPGRLDQLIYIPLPDEDSRHQIFKACLRKSPLSKDVDLRALAKYTQGFSGADITEICQRACKYAIRENIEKDIEKERKRSENPDSMDEDADDEIAEITPSHFEESMKYARRSVSDADIRKYQAFAQTLQQSRGFGTEFRFAEASGGAAATDPFATSNAGADDDDLYS; via the exons GGAAAGAAAAGGAAGGATACAGTTGTCATTGCCCTTGCTGACGAAACGTGCGATGAGCCGAAGATTAGGATGAACAAGGTTGTCCGTTCAAATTTGAGGGTTCGGCTTGGAGATGTTGTGTCTGTGCACCAATGTCCAGATGTTAAGTATGGAAAGCGTGTGCACATACTTCCCATAGATGATACAATAGAAGGTCTCACCGGGGATTTGTTTGATGCATTCTTGAAAC CTTACTTTTTGGAAGCATATCGTCCTTTGAGGAAAGGGGACAATTTCCTTGTTAGAGGAGGGATGAGAAGTGTGGAATTTAAAGTCATCGAGACTGACCCTGGGGAGTATTGTGTTGTTGCTCCAGACACAGAAATCTTTTGTGAGGGGGAGCCTGTTAAAAGGGAGGATGAGGAGAGACTGGACGAAGTTGGCTATGATGATGTTGGTGGTGTGAGAAAACAGATGGCTCAGATTCGTGAATTGGTGGAATTACCATTGAGGCATCCACAGCTTTTTAAATCCATTggtgtgaaaccaccaaaggggatTTTACTTTATGGACCCCCTGGATCTGGGAAGACCCTGATAGCCAGAGCTGTGGCTAATGAAACAGGTGCATTTTTCTTTTGCATTAATGGACCAGAAATCATGTCCAAATTGGCTGGAGAGAGTGAAAGCAATCTCAGGAAGGCGTTTGAAGAGGCTGAGAAAAATGCTCCATctattatattcattgatgaaatTGATTCAATTGCTCCCAAGCGAGAGAAGACACATGGTGAAGTTGAGAGAAGGATTGTTTCACAGCTCCTCACACTGATGGATGGATTGAAATCTCGTGCTCATGTCATAGTTATGGGAGCTACCAATCGTCCTAACAGCATTGATCCTGCTCTCAGAAGGTTTGGTAGGTTTGATAGGGAAATTGACATTGGTGTTCCTGATGAAATTGGACGCCTTGAAGTTCTTCGTATTCATACCAAGAATATGAAGCTTGCAGAAGAA gttgatttggaaagaataTCAAAAGATACACATGGTTATGTTGGTGCAGATCTTGCTGCTCTTTGCACGGAAGCTGCACTTCAGTGTATTAGAGAGAAAATGGATGTCATTGATCTTGAAGATGATTCCATTGATGCTGAAATATTGAACTCAATGGCTGTCACGAATGAGCACTTCCAAACTGCTCTAGGAACAAGCAATCCATCCGCATTGCGTGAAACA GTTGTTGAAGTGCCTAATGTCTCATGGGAAGACATTGGAGGCCTTGAAAATGTCAAAAGAGAGCTTCAAGAG ACTGTTCAATACCCTGTGGAGCATCCAGAGAAGTTCGAGAAATTTGGTATGTCACCTTCAAAAGGTGTTCTTTTCTATGGTCCTCCAGGATGTGGGAAAACTCTTCTTGCCAAGGCAATTGCAAATGAATGTCAAGCCAATTTCATCAGTGTCAAAGGACCTGAGCTGCTCACCATGTGGTTTGGAGAGAGTGAGGCCAATGTCCGTGAAATTTTTGACAAGGCCAGACAATCTGCACCCTGTGTCCTCTTCTTTGATGAGCTCGACTCTATTGCTACTCAG AGGGGAAGCAGTGTTGGAGATGCTGGTGGAGCAGCTGATCGGGTTCTGAACCAACTTCTGACTGAAATGGACGGCATGAACGCAAAGAAGACCGTTTTTATAATTGGGGCCACAAACAGGCCTGATATAATTGACCCTGCACTTCTGCGACCTGGTCGACTTGACCAGTTAATTTATATCCCACTCCCAGATGAAGACTCGCGCCATCAGATTTTCAAGGCGTGTCTTAGAAAATCTCCGCTCTCAAAAGATGTCGATTTGAGAGCTCTTGCCAAATATACTCAGGGATTCAGTGGAGCTGATATCACTGAGATCTGTCAACGGGCCTGCAAATATGCCATAAGGGAGAACATTGAGAAA GATATAGAAAAGGAAAGGAAACGAAGCGAGAATCCTGATTCTATGGATGAGGATGCTGATGATGAGATAGCAGAGATTACGCCCTCGCATTTTGAGGAGTCCATGAAGTATGCACGACGAAGTGTGAGTGACGCAGATATACGTAAATACCAGGCATTTGCTCAGACCTTACAGCAATCTCGAGGTTTTGGAACTGAATTTCGGTTTGCTGAGGCAAGTGGTGGGGCTGCTGCAACTGACCCCTTTGCAACTTCTAATGCTGGAGCTGATGATGATGACTTGTATAGCTAA